Proteins from a single region of Belliella baltica DSM 15883:
- a CDS encoding seryl-tRNA synthetase: MKKIAYFLSIMFLFLAYAPIATASDTNKEKSELTVEEQERLDEINNRVEEIKAMDFADMSKAERKEVRNELKEMREEAKALGNGVYLSVGAIIIILLILILLT; encoded by the coding sequence ATGAAAAAGATCGCGTACTTTTTATCGATTATGTTTTTATTCCTAGCCTACGCACCTATTGCTACTGCTAGTGATACAAACAAAGAAAAGTCTGAGCTTACAGTTGAAGAGCAAGAAAGATTAGATGAAATCAACAACAGAGTTGAAGAAATCAAGGCGATGGACTTTGCTGATATGAGCAAAGCTGAAAGAAAAGAAGTAAGAAATGAATTGAAAGAAATGAGGGAAGAAGCAAAGGCTCTAGGAAATGGTGTTTACCTTTCAGTAGGAGCTATTATTATCATTCTTTTGATTTTGATACTTCTGACCTAG
- a CDS encoding hydrogen peroxide-inducible genes activator gives MTIQQLEYILAIDKFRHFGQAAESCFVTQPTLSAQVNKLEKELEVIIFDRSKMPVIPTETGARIIEQAKKVVSHSKGIYELVSQLKGDVSGVVKLGIIPTLAPYLLHRFIKNFLEKYPNVQLQVEEMVTEDVVRKLKNDELDLGVVVTPLNENGLVEKPMFYEKFFAYLSEGHPLLSKEKITVNDIETTDMWVLQQGHCFRDQVLNLCNRVKFQKMNFHYESGSLEGLKNMVNEYKGVTLLPELATFSMSSEERKRLRTFDGEQPTREVSIIISRSFLKSKLVELLYQEITASIPQEMTSRAHGKIVRFK, from the coding sequence ATGACAATCCAACAATTAGAGTACATCTTGGCTATCGATAAGTTCAGGCATTTTGGACAAGCGGCAGAATCATGTTTTGTCACACAGCCTACTCTAAGTGCGCAAGTAAATAAGCTTGAGAAAGAACTTGAAGTAATTATTTTTGATCGATCAAAGATGCCTGTAATCCCAACTGAAACTGGTGCTAGGATTATTGAGCAGGCCAAAAAGGTAGTCTCTCATAGCAAAGGAATTTATGAATTGGTTTCTCAGCTGAAAGGTGATGTAAGTGGAGTTGTTAAACTGGGGATTATTCCAACTTTAGCTCCATATCTTTTGCATAGATTCATCAAAAATTTTTTAGAAAAATATCCAAATGTACAGCTTCAAGTAGAAGAAATGGTTACAGAAGATGTTGTAAGAAAATTAAAAAATGATGAACTTGATCTAGGTGTCGTGGTCACTCCTTTGAATGAAAACGGACTTGTAGAAAAGCCCATGTTTTACGAGAAATTTTTTGCGTATTTGTCGGAGGGACATCCCTTACTATCAAAAGAGAAAATCACTGTAAATGATATCGAAACCACAGATATGTGGGTTCTTCAACAAGGACATTGTTTCAGAGATCAGGTTTTAAATCTTTGTAATAGAGTTAAATTTCAAAAGATGAATTTCCACTATGAAAGTGGCTCTTTGGAAGGGTTGAAAAATATGGTCAACGAATATAAAGGAGTAACCTTACTTCCTGAATTGGCAACATTTTCAATGAGTTCAGAGGAAAGGAAAAGACTGAGAACATTTGACGGAGAGCAACCTACACGAGAAGTTAGTATCATAATTTCTCGAAGTTTCCTGAAAAGTAAGCTCGTAGAATTGCTCTATCAGGAGATTACTGCTTCGATTCCTCAAGAGATGACATCTCGAGCTCATGGTAAAATTGTAAGATTTAAATAA
- the radA gene encoding DNA repair protein RadA, which produces MAKTKTTFFCQNCGAQSPKWLGKCSSCGEWNTYVEEVVQKEEVGRGSWKQGGTKEKRASVPKRLQEINFEDQPRLITHDAELDRVLGGGIVAGSLVLIGGEPGIGKSTLMLQIALMLNQTKILYVSGEESESQIKMRAERMPLKSENCYVLSETNTQAIFQQIEALDPDILVIDSIQTLHSKHVESAAGSVSQVRECTAELMKFAKETGTPVFLVGHITKDGAIAGPKVLEHMVDTVLQFEGDRHLTYRILRTSKNRFGSTHELGIYEMRAEGLRPVANPSEILLTQREELLNGVAIGAMMEGNRPLLIEIQSLVSPATYGTPQRSSTGHDAKRLNMLLAVLEKRGGMRLGQQDVFLNVAGGLRVDDPALDLAVCASLISSYEDTPVPADLCFAGEVGLGGEIRAVHRIENRIAEAEKLGFKRIMVSKYAVKGMDIHKYKIKVIQVSKLEEMYQGLFS; this is translated from the coding sequence ATGGCCAAAACCAAAACCACCTTCTTCTGCCAAAACTGTGGCGCACAAAGTCCTAAATGGCTGGGTAAATGTTCTTCTTGCGGAGAATGGAATACCTACGTGGAAGAAGTAGTCCAAAAAGAGGAAGTGGGACGTGGATCATGGAAACAAGGGGGTACCAAAGAAAAAAGAGCTAGTGTTCCAAAAAGATTACAAGAGATCAACTTTGAAGATCAACCTAGATTGATCACCCATGACGCGGAATTAGATCGGGTACTCGGAGGTGGAATTGTTGCGGGTTCTTTGGTCTTGATAGGTGGTGAGCCAGGAATTGGGAAATCTACATTAATGCTTCAGATCGCGCTGATGCTCAATCAGACAAAAATCCTTTATGTTTCCGGTGAAGAAAGCGAGTCACAGATCAAGATGCGAGCAGAGCGTATGCCTCTCAAATCAGAGAACTGCTACGTCCTTTCTGAAACTAATACTCAGGCTATTTTTCAACAAATAGAAGCGCTCGATCCTGATATCTTGGTCATTGATTCAATCCAAACATTACACAGCAAACATGTGGAATCGGCTGCTGGATCTGTGAGCCAAGTCAGAGAATGTACTGCTGAATTGATGAAGTTTGCCAAAGAAACTGGAACTCCTGTGTTTTTGGTAGGACACATTACCAAAGATGGTGCGATTGCTGGTCCAAAAGTGTTGGAACACATGGTGGATACGGTCTTACAGTTTGAAGGTGATCGACATTTGACTTATAGAATCCTGCGAACTTCCAAAAACAGATTTGGCTCAACACATGAATTGGGAATCTACGAAATGCGTGCAGAAGGACTGCGACCTGTAGCCAACCCTTCAGAGATCTTATTAACCCAAAGAGAAGAATTGCTCAATGGCGTGGCCATAGGAGCTATGATGGAGGGGAATAGACCACTTTTAATTGAAATTCAATCACTTGTAAGCCCAGCAACATACGGAACTCCACAGCGAAGTAGTACCGGACATGACGCCAAGCGATTGAACATGCTTTTAGCCGTTTTGGAAAAAAGAGGTGGTATGCGGTTAGGTCAGCAGGATGTCTTCCTGAATGTTGCCGGCGGATTAAGAGTGGATGATCCTGCTTTGGACTTGGCTGTTTGTGCTTCTTTGATTTCGTCCTATGAAGACACGCCCGTGCCGGCAGATTTATGTTTTGCAGGAGAAGTTGGATTAGGCGGCGAAATTCGAGCTGTTCACAGAATTGAAAATAGAATTGCTGAAGCAGAGAAGTTGGGCTTCAAAAGAATCATGGTTTCCAAATATGCGGTCAAGGGAATGGATATTCATAAATACAAAATCAAAGTCATTCAAGTCAGCAAGCTAGAGGAAATGTATCAGGGTTTGTTTTCTTAG
- a CDS encoding ATP-binding protein — MKFYNREEELAVLDKLILKSKKQAQMTMVVGRRRIGKTSLLRKASDNQESIYLFVAKKSEPLLCKEFVEIIQTTLGVTAYGEISQFKSVFAWLMELSKERNFMLIIDEFQEFYQINPSVFNDMQNIWDTNKAQSKINLILCGSVYSLMTKIYENAKEPLFARATAKMHIKPFQVSVLKEILADNTPSFTPKNLLAFYALTGGAAKYVETFVLAEAFTLESMLEEVFKTSSLLLEEGKNVLIEEFGKDYSTYFSILSLIASSKTSRPEIESILDVSAGVYLDKLEKDFGIIKKIRPILSKPSSRKIKYKIEDNFISFWFRFIYKYRSAVEIENYQLVKEIILRDYPIFVGPILEKYFIEKLKATNSFTEIGCYWSKDNQDEIDIVAINEIEKTVTFAEVKLNKQKISIPILEMKSKFILSQLPNYTPTYLALSLEDL; from the coding sequence ATGAAATTTTATAATAGAGAAGAGGAATTAGCTGTACTTGATAAATTAATCCTTAAGTCAAAAAAACAGGCACAAATGACTATGGTTGTTGGGAGAAGGAGGATTGGTAAAACTAGTCTATTGAGGAAAGCAAGCGATAATCAGGAGTCCATCTATCTGTTTGTAGCAAAAAAAAGTGAGCCTTTACTATGCAAGGAGTTTGTAGAGATAATACAGACAACGCTTGGAGTGACTGCATATGGTGAAATCAGCCAATTCAAAAGTGTTTTTGCTTGGTTAATGGAGCTTTCAAAAGAAAGAAACTTCATGTTGATCATAGATGAATTTCAAGAGTTTTATCAGATCAACCCATCTGTTTTCAATGATATGCAAAACATTTGGGACACGAATAAAGCTCAAAGTAAAATCAACTTAATTCTTTGTGGTTCTGTCTATTCCTTAATGACAAAGATATATGAAAATGCCAAAGAGCCGCTATTTGCCAGAGCAACTGCAAAAATGCATATCAAACCATTTCAAGTTTCAGTGTTAAAAGAAATCCTTGCTGATAATACCCCAAGTTTTACACCCAAAAATCTCTTGGCATTTTATGCACTCACAGGAGGAGCTGCAAAATATGTAGAGACTTTTGTTTTAGCAGAGGCTTTTACGCTAGAAAGTATGCTAGAAGAAGTATTCAAAACAAGTTCTTTATTGCTAGAGGAGGGGAAAAATGTCTTGATTGAAGAATTTGGTAAAGATTATAGCACATACTTTTCAATTCTCTCTTTAATAGCATCCTCCAAAACTTCAAGACCTGAGATTGAATCAATTTTAGATGTGAGTGCGGGCGTTTATTTAGATAAATTAGAAAAAGATTTTGGCATCATTAAAAAGATCAGACCGATTTTATCAAAACCCTCAAGTAGAAAAATAAAATATAAAATTGAAGATAATTTCATTTCGTTTTGGTTCCGATTTATCTATAAATACCGAAGTGCTGTAGAAATTGAAAATTACCAACTTGTTAAAGAAATAATTCTGAGAGACTACCCGATCTTTGTTGGCCCAATCTTAGAAAAGTATTTTATAGAAAAATTAAAAGCAACAAATTCATTTACCGAAATCGGTTGCTATTGGTCTAAGGATAATCAAGATGAAATAGATATTGTAGCAATAAATGAAATTGAAAAAACTGTAACTTTTGCAGAGGTGAAATTGAACAAACAAAAAATTAGCATTCCCATTTTGGAAATGAAATCCAAATTCATTCTATCTCAATTGCCAAACTACACGCCAACATATCTAGCGCTTTCACTAGAAGATTTATAA
- a CDS encoding nucleotidyltransferase domain-containing protein, with amino-acid sequence MISSTEITNSGLTEEEIQNIQDIFSQYNSVEQVLLYGSRAIGSFKPASDIDLCMKGINLNLTIQQEIETDLDDLLLPYKIDLSIYHKITNPNFKEHIDRVGKELYTKT; translated from the coding sequence ATGATCAGTTCGACTGAAATAACAAATTCCGGATTAACTGAAGAAGAAATTCAAAATATCCAAGATATTTTTTCTCAATACAACTCCGTAGAACAGGTACTACTTTACGGCTCAAGAGCTATTGGGAGTTTCAAACCTGCATCAGACATAGATTTATGCATGAAAGGCATTAATTTAAATCTAACTATCCAACAAGAGATAGAGACAGATTTGGATGATCTTCTATTACCCTATAAAATTGATCTTTCTATTTACCATAAAATCACAAATCCTAATTTTAAAGAACATATCGATCGGGTTGGAAAAGAACTTTACACAAAAACTTGA
- a CDS encoding BamA/TamA family outer membrane protein yields MRKLTSRFDVSDLMIRKFTSILLLVFVSSLGNPIHSQSFVKKYINTLVNDTSDISKPQFLIYPTLAYAPETSWEIGLSSLYVYYAKRDTSNRLSEINGFTFITLENQYGLWFDHAIYSDQSKWFFLGRLRLQSFPLKYYGIGMDSPADYLALVDANQILIKERVLRKIKNNLFFGLEVDFQRLAQAEFKRAPESPVFEFPRGSEGSSNLGFGAGLVYDNRHNVLNVRNGFFSELAYLRYSSAISTFGFNSIISDTRIYRPVSKNTVFAAQLLGQFNSGDVPFNQLALMGGESMMRGYYTGRFRDNNQLATQAELRFLPLPLGFSNRIGAAVFGGVATVFPNFENLNLNKIAWSAGGGLRFLLFPKKDIYTRIDYALTREGSGFYLFIGEAF; encoded by the coding sequence ATGCGGAAACTTACTTCGCGTTTTGATGTTTCTGATCTTATGATAAGGAAGTTTACTTCAATTCTACTACTTGTTTTCGTTTCAAGTTTGGGAAATCCAATCCATTCACAGTCTTTTGTGAAAAAGTATATCAATACCTTGGTGAATGATACTTCTGATATCAGTAAACCGCAGTTTTTGATTTACCCTACTTTGGCCTATGCTCCAGAGACAAGTTGGGAAATTGGCTTGTCCTCACTCTATGTTTATTATGCAAAAAGAGATACTTCCAATCGATTAAGTGAGATCAATGGATTTACTTTCATTACATTAGAAAATCAGTATGGGCTTTGGTTTGATCATGCAATTTATTCAGATCAGAGTAAATGGTTTTTTTTAGGTCGATTGCGGTTACAAAGTTTCCCTCTTAAGTATTATGGGATAGGTATGGATTCACCCGCAGATTACCTTGCTTTAGTAGATGCCAATCAGATTTTAATCAAAGAGAGAGTCTTGCGAAAAATAAAAAACAATTTATTTTTTGGTTTGGAAGTCGATTTTCAAAGACTAGCACAAGCAGAGTTCAAAAGAGCTCCTGAAAGCCCAGTTTTTGAATTCCCTCGAGGTAGTGAGGGTTCCTCCAATTTGGGTTTTGGTGCAGGGCTTGTTTATGACAATAGACACAATGTCCTAAATGTCAGAAATGGATTCTTTTCTGAACTAGCCTACCTTAGATATTCCTCTGCGATAAGTACGTTTGGATTCAATTCGATTATTTCTGATACTCGAATTTATAGGCCAGTTAGTAAGAATACTGTTTTTGCCGCTCAATTGCTAGGTCAATTCAATTCAGGTGATGTTCCCTTCAATCAACTTGCATTGATGGGAGGAGAGTCAATGATGCGGGGATATTACACTGGGAGATTTAGGGACAATAATCAGCTTGCTACTCAAGCAGAGTTAAGGTTTTTACCTCTTCCTTTGGGGTTTTCAAATAGAATTGGAGCAGCAGTTTTCGGAGGAGTAGCGACTGTATTCCCAAATTTTGAGAATTTAAACCTGAATAAAATAGCCTGGTCTGCGGGTGGAGGATTGAGATTTTTATTATTTCCTAAAAAAGATATTTATACACGAATTGACTATGCCTTAACTAGAGAAGGTTCAGGGTTTTATTTATTTATTGGAGAGGCTTTCTGA
- a CDS encoding nucleotidyltransferase substrate binding protein, with protein sequence MARDIRWEQRFANYRKALKKLSEAVNYIQLHLQKDDEIKLDDVLDEMIKEGLIQRFEYTHELAWNLMKDYASYQGNSTIGGSRDATREAFQLQLIEDGKVWMDMIGSRNKTSHTDNEETADEIYLKILEAYYPAFLAFDGIMELKLNNGNNDQFD encoded by the coding sequence ATGGCCAGAGACATCAGATGGGAACAGCGATTTGCTAATTACAGAAAGGCTTTAAAAAAATTATCTGAAGCAGTAAATTATATTCAGCTTCATCTTCAAAAAGATGATGAAATAAAACTCGATGATGTATTGGATGAAATGATTAAAGAGGGTTTAATTCAAAGATTTGAATATACACATGAATTGGCTTGGAATCTTATGAAGGACTATGCTTCTTATCAAGGAAACTCTACAATCGGAGGAAGTAGAGATGCTACCCGCGAGGCTTTTCAATTGCAATTAATTGAAGATGGAAAAGTGTGGATGGATATGATTGGAAGTAGAAATAAAACTTCACATACTGACAACGAAGAAACTGCTGATGAAATTTATCTCAAAATTTTAGAAGCGTATTATCCTGCATTTCTTGCATTTGACGGTATAATGGAACTAAAGTTAAATAATGGAAATAATGATCAGTTCGACTGA
- the polA gene encoding DNA polymerase I — MSSKGDKKLFILDAMALIYRAHFAFSKNPRINSKGLNTGIMLGFTNTLLEVLEKEKPTHIAVAFDTKAPTFRHIQFEAYKANRQAQPEDIEIGIPWVKQIVEAFDIPILELDGYEADDIIGTIAKKAERTSFQVFMMTPDKDYGQLVEEHIFLYKPAFMGNAVDVMGPKEVCAKWDIENVDQVRDILGLMGDAVDNIPGIPGIGEKTAVKLLKQYGSIEELLKNTQDLKGKQKENVENFGAQGLLSKELATISLEVPVEFDEVSLKYNGPKEEQLKALFAELEFRTLTQRVFGEAIKKPKIKVSEQLGLFTGPAPSEEDDDLEVITEENPLPAIQLHDNILTSAHDYHKVDGEAAIKELLSYLEKQDEFCFDTETTALNPNEAELVGLSFAYIAGEAFYIPFPSDQKEAKQKLELFRAIFENENIIKIGQNVKYDILVLKNYGMEVKGKLYDTMLAHYLIEPEGKHSMDWLAQQYLNYKPVSIESLIGKKGKNQGNMRDVDEDEVSKYAAEDADITLKLKQTFDPMIKENGLEKLLHEVENPLINVLAAMEFEGVRIDTESLAELSEVLEEESKAIEKRVYELAGEEFNLASPKQLGEILFVKLALDPKAKKTKTGQFATGEEVLSKMAGEHEIAAAILEYRQMVKLKSTYVDALPTMINPKTGRIHTTYNQFVAATGRLSSINPNLQNIPIRTERGREIRKAFVPRDENHVILAADYSQIELRIMAAFSKDESMIEAFRNGRDIHATTAAKIFQVPLEEVTSDMRRKAKTANFGIIYGISVFGLSQRLNIPRSEAKEIIDSYFKEFSAVKEYMDGCIEKARKNEYVETILGRRRYLRDINSRNQTMRGFAERNAINAPIQGSAADMIKVAMIQVHNWMIKEKLKSKMILQVHDELVFDAHKDEVELLKSEIPKIMSNAVKITVPLEVEVGLGKDWLEAH; from the coding sequence ATGTCCTCAAAAGGAGATAAAAAGCTTTTCATACTTGATGCCATGGCATTGATCTACAGGGCTCATTTTGCATTCAGTAAGAATCCTAGGATTAATTCAAAAGGTCTCAATACAGGTATTATGCTAGGCTTCACCAATACCTTATTAGAAGTTTTAGAAAAAGAAAAGCCCACCCATATTGCTGTTGCATTTGATACCAAAGCTCCCACTTTTAGACATATTCAATTTGAAGCATACAAAGCCAATAGACAAGCACAGCCCGAAGATATTGAAATTGGTATTCCTTGGGTGAAGCAGATTGTAGAAGCTTTTGACATTCCAATTTTGGAGTTGGATGGATATGAGGCTGATGACATTATTGGTACAATAGCAAAAAAAGCAGAGAGAACAAGCTTTCAAGTGTTCATGATGACTCCTGATAAGGATTATGGTCAGTTAGTTGAAGAACATATTTTCTTGTACAAGCCTGCTTTCATGGGCAATGCCGTGGACGTCATGGGACCAAAGGAAGTCTGTGCTAAATGGGATATTGAAAATGTGGATCAGGTCAGAGATATCTTAGGCTTGATGGGAGATGCAGTTGATAATATCCCTGGAATTCCTGGAATTGGAGAAAAAACAGCTGTTAAACTATTAAAACAATACGGTTCTATTGAAGAATTATTGAAAAATACGCAAGACCTTAAAGGAAAGCAGAAGGAAAATGTAGAAAACTTTGGAGCTCAGGGGCTGCTATCTAAAGAATTGGCAACCATTAGCCTCGAAGTTCCTGTTGAATTTGACGAAGTATCTTTAAAATATAATGGACCAAAAGAAGAACAACTGAAGGCCCTTTTTGCTGAATTGGAATTTAGAACACTTACCCAACGTGTCTTTGGCGAAGCGATCAAAAAACCAAAAATCAAAGTCAGTGAACAGCTGGGTCTTTTTACAGGCCCTGCACCGTCTGAAGAAGATGATGATTTGGAAGTAATTACTGAGGAAAACCCACTTCCTGCAATTCAACTTCATGATAATATTCTTACCTCTGCCCATGATTACCATAAAGTAGATGGTGAAGCTGCGATTAAGGAATTGCTCAGCTATTTAGAAAAGCAGGATGAATTCTGTTTTGATACCGAAACAACTGCTCTCAATCCGAATGAAGCAGAATTGGTCGGTTTATCATTCGCATACATTGCTGGAGAAGCTTTTTACATTCCTTTTCCCTCAGATCAAAAAGAAGCAAAACAAAAGTTGGAATTATTCCGAGCCATTTTTGAAAATGAAAACATCATCAAAATCGGTCAGAATGTAAAGTATGATATTTTGGTGTTGAAAAATTACGGTATGGAAGTCAAGGGCAAGCTTTATGACACCATGCTAGCCCATTACTTGATCGAGCCTGAAGGCAAACATTCCATGGATTGGTTGGCACAACAATACCTGAATTACAAGCCTGTTTCTATAGAATCCTTGATAGGAAAAAAAGGCAAAAATCAAGGCAATATGCGTGATGTAGACGAAGATGAAGTGAGTAAATATGCAGCAGAAGATGCAGACATTACTTTGAAGCTCAAGCAGACTTTTGATCCAATGATCAAAGAGAATGGACTGGAGAAATTACTTCATGAAGTAGAAAACCCTTTGATCAATGTGCTTGCAGCGATGGAATTTGAAGGGGTAAGAATAGATACTGAGAGTTTGGCAGAATTGTCGGAAGTCTTGGAGGAAGAAAGTAAAGCGATTGAAAAGCGTGTATATGAATTGGCCGGAGAAGAATTTAACCTTGCTTCTCCTAAGCAATTGGGAGAGATTTTATTTGTGAAATTAGCACTCGATCCGAAGGCAAAAAAAACCAAAACAGGCCAATTTGCTACAGGAGAGGAAGTATTGAGCAAAATGGCTGGCGAGCACGAGATCGCCGCAGCTATCTTGGAATACCGACAAATGGTGAAGCTCAAATCTACTTATGTAGATGCACTACCTACCATGATCAATCCAAAAACAGGAAGAATCCACACAACTTATAATCAGTTTGTCGCAGCTACTGGAAGACTTTCTTCCATTAATCCAAACCTACAGAATATACCAATTAGGACAGAACGAGGTCGTGAGATTAGGAAAGCTTTTGTTCCAAGAGATGAAAACCATGTGATCTTAGCTGCGGATTATTCGCAAATTGAGTTGAGAATAATGGCTGCTTTTTCGAAGGATGAATCTATGATAGAAGCTTTTAGAAATGGAAGAGATATTCACGCCACAACAGCTGCAAAAATCTTCCAAGTTCCACTAGAAGAAGTGACCTCAGATATGCGGAGAAAGGCTAAAACAGCCAACTTTGGAATCATCTACGGAATCTCCGTTTTTGGACTTTCACAAAGACTTAATATTCCAAGATCAGAGGCAAAAGAAATCATTGATTCTTATTTCAAGGAGTTTTCAGCTGTCAAGGAATATATGGATGGCTGTATCGAAAAAGCGAGGAAAAACGAATATGTGGAAACTATTCTCGGAAGAAGAAGATATTTAAGAGATATCAATAGCCGAAACCAAACCATGCGTGGATTTGCTGAACGCAACGCCATCAACGCTCCTATTCAAGGTTCAGCAGCTGATATGATCAAGGTTGCAATGATCCAAGTGCACAATTGGATGATCAAAGAAAAACTAAAATCAAAAATGATCCTTCAAGTGCATGATGAATTGGTTTTCGATGCACACAAGGATGAGGTGGAACTATTGAAAAGTGAAATCCCTAAAATCATGTCTAACGCTGTGAAAATCACCGTTCCTTTAGAAGTGGAAGTTGGCCTAGGCAAGGATTGGTTGGAAGCTCACTAA